Proteins from one Sabethes cyaneus chromosome 2, idSabCyanKW18_F2, whole genome shotgun sequence genomic window:
- the LOC128738342 gene encoding protein Lilipod produces the protein MDEEEDVADIREQIFHNTVREHIIFLLLFLLLYLGSFALINRFRRRDREDLFSTDDDEITVYRISLWLCTFSLAVALGAALLLPISIASNEVLLLYPSSYYVKWLNSSLIQGLWNHVFLFSNLALFVLLPFSYLFTESSGFSGHKKGVMARVYETFTVFSLLAFIVFGMTYVISALRDPDRSTFQALFNLGKYHLPFLYSCVSFLGVLLLLVCTPMGFVRLFGVVGQVLVKPNLLRDVNDEFHAFNLEEATVRRKLANANINIELKSITTVDYAPSKLVSGLEDLYQIRAANGGVNSNSSSSSISEAAKLFERLRELESERKLLDKQRSSSALQRNLVYPVAMLLLLLLTGITVLLVVQNTLELLIGIKAVPLSTRQFTLGITSLSKLGPLGAALEVCIIMYLGVTSAVGLYTMPFMRNVRPQRRKTSLSQLIANCGLVLILSSALPLLSRILGITNFDLLGDFGQIEWLGNFLIVLLYNVIFGTAATLCLVNKFTATVRRELCARLRALFDYSSHLESSICHSSLAQLTAHSHQHNHHPTDEPNDAQTTCHKMNNYERNVEPASSTGISIASNVEGECKKTI, from the exons ATATTTTTGCTGTTATTTCTTCTGCTGTACCTTGGTAGTTTTGCACTAATCAATCGTTTCAGACGACGCGACCGAGAGGATTTATTCTCCACAGACGACGACGAAATTACCGTTTATAGAATTAG TTTATGGTTGTGCACATTTTCCCTGGCCGTAGCGCTAGGTGCAGCACTACTCCTACCAATATCGATTGCCAGCAATGAGGTTCTGCTACTGTACCCCAGCAGCTACTACGTAAAATGGCTCAACAGTTCACTGATTCAGG GTCTATGGAATCATGTGTTTCTGTTCTCCAATCTGGCGCTCTTTGTACTGCTTCCCTTTTCCTATCTGTTCACCGAGTCGTCAGGCTTCAGTGGCCATAAAAAGGGCGTGATGGCACGCGTCTACGAGACCTTCACTGTGTTCTCTCTGCTCGCGTTTATCGTGTTCGGCATGACATACGTCATTTCAGCGCTCCGGGATCCCGACAGAAGTACTTTCCAGGCACTATTTA ATTTAGGGAAATACCATCTACCATTCTTGTACTCCTGTGTCTCGTTTTTGGGAGTATTGTTGCTTCTAG TGTGCACGCCCATGGGTTTCGTGAGACTGTTCGGCGTCGTTGGACAGGTACTGGTCAAGCCAAACCTGCTGCGTGATGTGAACGATGAATTTCACGCCTTCAACCTGGAGGAGGCAACTGTGAGACGAAAGCTTGCCAACGCGAATATAAATATTG AACTTAAAAGCATCACAACCGTCGACTACGCACCGTCGAAGTTGGTTTCCGGCCTCGAGGATTTGTATCAAATCCGAGCTGCCAATGGTGGCgttaacagcaacagcagcagcagtagtattAGCGAGGCTGCAAAACTTTTCGAAAGACTGAGAGAGCTTGAGTCTGAGCGCAAACTTTTAG ATAAGCAACGCAGCTCGTCGGCGTTGCAGCGAAATCTTGTCTATCCAGTGGCGATGTTACTGCTGCTACTACTTACCGGAATCACCGTACTGTTGGTGGTTCAAAACACACTGGAACTGCTGATAGGGATTAAGGCAGTGCCACTGAGTACACGG CAATTCACATTGGGCATAACGTCCCTGTCAAAACTTGGCCCTCTGGGAGCAGCCCTCGAAGTGTGTATCATAATGTATCTAGGTGTGACCTCGGCGGTCGGTCTCTATACAATGCCATTCATGCGAAACGTTCGTCCGCAGCGACGGAAGACCTCACTATCGCAGCTCATCGCTAACTGTGGACTGGTATTGATACTGAGTTCCGCGCTGCCATTGCTGTCCAGAATTTTGG GCATTACCAACTTCGATCTGCTGGGAGATTTCGGCCAGATCGAATGGCTCGGTAACTTCCTGATCGTGCTGCTGTACAATGTCATCTTCGGTACGGCTGCCACGCTCTGTCTGGTGAACAAATTTACGGCTACCGTGCGGCGGGAATTGTGCGCACG ATTGCGAGCCCTATTTGACTATAGCAGCCATCTGGAGTCCAGCATTTGTCACAGTTCCCTTGCCCAGCTGACCGCTCACAGTCATCAGCATAATCACCATCCAACGGATGAACCGAATGACGCGCAAACCACCTGCCATAAAATGAATAACTACGAGCGAAATGTAGAACCTGCGAGTAGTACTGGGATATCAATAGCCTCCAATGTTGAGGGAGAGTGTAAGAAAACGATCTGA
- the LOC128738338 gene encoding chymotrypsin-1-like → MMLKFGFVLLIVSAVCAENVTSRKAAKISTISKHVVGGGDAGPTPYQVSLQNRNGHFCGGAIIDRRWVLTAAHCLSDVRPREVVVIVGTTKLSMGGWPFFVSKLIAHPEYDSEHVTNDIGLVKIRGLFLWLPTLVEKVGFSKEFVTAGQEATLTGWGGTRQSGGPASDKLQFVLLKVIEQDQCKIKLDMIGDGHICTFTQEGQGICRGDSGSPLVKQGKVIGVASFGLGFPPERSCAAGFPDGFTRVSHYYTWIKDTINRNFIGIFF, encoded by the exons ATGATGCTTAAGTTCGGTTTTGTGCTATTGATCGTGTCTGCTGTTTGTGCTGAAAATGTGACATCTAGAAAAGCTGCTAAGATCAGCACGATAAGCAAACACGTGGTAGGAGGTGGTGATGCTGGACCAACCCCCTATCAGGTTTCTCTGCAGAATCGGAATGGACATTTTTGTGGTGGAGCTATTATCGATCGGAGATGGGTTCTAACAGCTGCTCACTGCTTATCGGA TGTACGGCCTAGAGAAGTGGTCGTAATCGTTGGAACTACCAAGTTGAGTATGGGAGGTTGGCCCTTCTTTGTTAGCAAATTGATTGCTCATCCGGAGTACGATAGCGAACATGTTACTAACGACATCGGGTTGGTGAAAATACGTGGATTATTTTTGTGGCTTCCGACACTGGTAGAAAAGGTCGGATTTTCAAAAGAATTCGTAACCGCCGGTCAGGAAGCGACGTTGACTGGCTGGGGTGGCACCCGACAAAGTGGTGGGCCTGCGTCAGATAAGTTGCAATTTGTTCTGTTGAAAGTGATTGAACAAGATCAATGCAAGATCAAACTGGACATGATTGGCGATGGGCACATCTGTACTTTTACCCAAGAAGGGCAGGGTATTTGTCGG GGAGATTCGGGCAGTCCTCTGGTAAAGCAAGGAAAAGTAATTGGAGTTGCCAGCTTCGGGCTAGGGTTTCCACCAGAGCGTAGCTGTGCTGCTGGTTTTCCGGATGGTTTCACCAGAGTGTCTCATTACTACACCTGGATAAAGGATACCATTAATCGCAATTTTATCGGAATTTTCTTTTGA
- the LOC128738340 gene encoding tetratricopeptide repeat protein 12-like, whose protein sequence is MCSKKEDEDFEASMSKVDEVMKILNMMTSGDKNKEQMGLAFADRFLGEDKKELEKIDESNFIVRVNQERTVINKKEEDSLERPIVDKFAFMAEIERDAAKRAADRKDREQTAQGLRRAGNRAFREGKYEKAISMYTKAIDYIRDSPILYNNRALAYIKIDLCKRAIIDCDFVISKLDEKNLRSWVYRAQGYFRLGEMRSYEKSINEAKKNNPKDLDYIDRIVLEIEGKAVAAMEGIESEGADTTGAEAGGDSSQRPLPMDDVQSISSNDS, encoded by the exons ATGTGTAGCAAGAAGGAGGATGAAGATTTCGAAGCTTCCATGAGCAAGGTGGATGAAGTTATGAAAATTCTTAACATGATGACCAGCGGGGACAAAAATAAGGAACAGATGGGACTGGCGTTCGCTGATCG GTTTTTAGGTGAAGACAAAAAGGAGTTGGAGAAAATTGATGAAAGCAACTTCATAGTTCGTGTCAATCAGGAGCGCACGGTGATCAACAAGAAGGAGGAAGATTCTTTGGAACGGCCGATTGTGGATAAATTTGCATTTATGGCTGAAATTGAGCGCGACGCCGCTAAGCGTGCGGCGGATCGCAAAGATAGAGAGCAGACTGCTCAAGGATTACGACGAGCCGGTAATCGCGCTTTTCGGGAGGGTAAATATGAGAAGGCAATCAGTATGTACACGAAGGCGATAGATTATATTCGGGATAGTCCAATTTTGTATAACAATCGAGCACTGGCCTACATCAAAATTGATCTGTGCAAGCGTGCGATAATAGATTGTGATTTTGTGATTAGTAAGTTGGACGAAAAGAATCTACGCTCGTGGGTTTACAGGGCTCAGGGTTATTTTCGATTGGGCGAGATGCGTTCGTACGAGAAAAGCATCAACGAAGCAAAGAAAAATAATCCCAAAGATTTGGACTACATCGATCGGATTGTGCTGGAAATTGAAGGGAAGGCGGTGGCAGCAATGGAAGGCATTGAATCGGAGGGAGCCGACACAACCGGTGCGGAAGCAGGTGGCGACAGTAGCCAACGACCCTTGCCGATGGACGATGTACAATCAATTTCGTCTAATGATTCTtag
- the LOC128738341 gene encoding chymotrypsin-1-like — MGVNILTSALLSALLCAVSSDAIQNATLIQHVVGGDNAGPTPYQVSLQRWFMHFCGGAIIGDQWVLTAAHCVRDANPNYITVLVGTLQLIRGGEYYAVDKFVPHPEHDRETGINDIALIRVQVGFDWVPKLVEKIGFSNKFIREGQKAILTGWGSIDQYRPKAVNRLQSVELQVISESECQETLSNIGPERICTFTKYGQGACGGDSGGPLVSGGEVIGVVSFGIATPTVRCAAGFPDGFTRVSYYYDWIQRTIQGN, encoded by the exons ATGGGAGTAAATATACTAACAAGTGCACTTCTGAGTGCATTATTGTGTGCAGTTTCATCCGATGCCATCCAGAACGCAACGCTAATCCAACACGTGGTTGGGGGTGACAATGCGGGTCCCACTCCGTATCAAGTTTCTCTTCAGAGATGGTTTATGCACTTCTGCGGTGGCGCCATAATAGGCGACCAATGGGTTCTAACTGCTGCTCACTGCGTGAGAGA CGCAAATCCCAACTACATAACCGTTTTAGTCGGAACACTTCAACTGATCAGAGGTGGAGAGTATTACGCGGTGGATAAGTTTGTTCCACATCCTGAACATGACAGAGAGACGGGTATCAATGATATTGCGCTAATAAGAGTACAAGTTGGGTTCGATTGGGTTCCTAAATTGGTAGAGAAAATTGGATTTTCGAACAAGTTCATTAGGGAAGGACAAAAAGCGATACTAACGGGTTGGGGTAGTATCGACCAGTACCGTCCAAAAGCGGTAAATCGATTGCAATCTGTAGAGCTGCAAGTGATTAGTGAGTCGGAATGCCAGGAGACCTTATCCAATATCGGTCCCGAACGAATTTGCACCTTCACCAAATATGGACAAGGTGCTTGTGGG GGCGATTCTGGTGGTCCACTGGTCAGCGGAGGTGAAGTCATTGGAGTCGTTAGCTTCGGGATAGCAACGCCAACGGTTCGCTGCGCTGCCGGTTTTCCAGATGGGTTTACTAGGGTGTCTTATTACTACGATTGGATCCAACGCACCATCCAAGGGAATTAA